One Companilactobacillus heilongjiangensis genomic window, TAGGATTTAACAGTGCATTTGAGTTATTAGGTGTCAAAAATAGTACCGCATTTGATCGATTACTAAATACAATTAGGGAAAAGGGATTAGATATTGAGTAACTTAAATTCACACGCAAGGTACGTAATTGATAGCAACTCATTTATTGAGCCCTTTAAACGTTATTACTCGATGGAGCACTTTCCGAGTTATTGGGAATGGATGAAACAATATCTCATTGATAACTCAAGTGAAATTGTTGTTCCCGAAGTTGTATTCAATGAATTGAAAAACTCTAAAGATAAACTTGCTACGTGGATTTCAGCATACGTTGAGCCGGTTGTTTTTAAAGAATATGGTAATGATCCGGCATATTTTGTAGAGTATGGTAAGATCATGAATTACTTGCAGGATTGTGGATTTTATCAACGTCCAGCAATCGATAATTGGAGTCAAGACTGGAAAGCTGACCCCAAGCTTATTGCAATAGCGGCCGCTTATAATTTGAAAATCATTACTTTTGAACAACCAGCTGGTCACTTAGACAGGAGAAATCCAATGAAGAAAGAACCTAAGATTCCTGATATTGCCGATTA contains:
- a CDS encoding DUF4411 family protein, yielding MSNLNSHARYVIDSNSFIEPFKRYYSMEHFPSYWEWMKQYLIDNSSEIVVPEVVFNELKNSKDKLATWISAYVEPVVFKEYGNDPAYFVEYGKIMNYLQDCGFYQRPAIDNWSQDWKADPKLIAIAAAYNLKIITFEQPAGHLDRRNPMKKEPKIPDIADYMGVSCVSLFQVEDELKLLI